Proteins encoded within one genomic window of Mycolicibacterium monacense:
- a CDS encoding MarR family winged helix-turn-helix transcriptional regulator, whose protein sequence is MAAMTTPATEDSPGAGGEHLGGDLLAVVARLNRLATQRTRLPLPWAQARLLSTIEDQGEARISDLATLDRCSQPTMTTQVRRLEDAGLVSRTTDPLDARAVLIRITDKGRTVLAQARIDRAAVIDPRLAQLSPEDRQTLADAVEVIERLLAQPDS, encoded by the coding sequence ATGGCGGCCATGACCACACCTGCCACCGAGGATTCCCCCGGGGCGGGCGGCGAACATCTCGGCGGCGACCTGCTCGCCGTCGTCGCCCGGCTCAACCGGTTGGCCACCCAGCGCACGCGGTTACCGCTGCCCTGGGCGCAGGCGCGGCTGCTGTCGACCATCGAGGACCAGGGTGAGGCCCGCATCTCCGACCTCGCCACCCTCGACCGCTGTTCGCAGCCCACCATGACCACGCAGGTGCGCCGGCTCGAAGACGCCGGCCTGGTCTCGCGGACCACCGACCCGCTGGATGCGCGGGCGGTGCTGATCCGCATCACCGACAAGGGCAGGACGGTGCTGGCCCAGGCCCGCATCGACCGCGCCGCGGTCATCGATCCGCGGCTGGCACAGCTCTCGCCGGAAGACCGCCAGACGCTCGCCGACGCCGTCGAGGTCATCGAGCGGTTGCTCGCGCAACCCGACAGCTGA
- a CDS encoding ABC transporter ATP-binding protein: MTATPTPSQPRRAGSLQPGELAQASVMAALCAATAIIAVVVPFAAALSLLGTVPMGLLAYRYRLRVLIAATVAGATIAFLIAGMGGMMSVIDCAYIGGLTGIVKRRGRGTPTVFVAALVAGTAFGAAAVAALTVLSRLRNLIFDSLTANINGIAAVLSRIPNMEDSAERLKRDFATALDYWPLVIGGSGILSITMVTLIGWWALSRVLGRLVNIPDVHKLEAAAETGPVAPVPTELRDVRFRYPNTGQDALGPVSLAVSPGEHLAITGANGSGKTTLMLVLAGREPTAGTVERPGAVGLGRLGGTAVVMQHPESQVLGTRVADDVVWGLPPGTKTDVPRLLSEVGLSGMEERDTGGLSGGELQRLAVAAALAREPALLIADEVTSMVDQQGRDGLIQVLSGLTEHHDMSLVHITHYNDEAGVADRTINLTGNGGAADNAEMVETAAAPTGTTPVAHTGAAPVLELVGVGHEYATGTPWAKTALRDIDFTVPEGDGLLIHGLNGSGKSTLAWIMAGLTVPTTGSCLLDGEPVSDQVGAVAISFQAARLQLMRSHVDREIASAAGFSHHDHDRVRQALATVGLDPTMASRRIDQLSGGQMRRVVLAGLLARKPRALILDEPLAGLDAASQRGLLRLVTDLRRNAGLTVVVISHDFSGLEELCPRTLHLRDGLLAPASATAGGVS, encoded by the coding sequence ATGACCGCAACCCCGACGCCGAGCCAGCCTCGCCGCGCCGGGTCGTTGCAGCCCGGTGAACTCGCCCAGGCCTCGGTGATGGCGGCCCTGTGTGCGGCGACGGCCATCATCGCCGTCGTCGTCCCGTTCGCCGCCGCGCTGTCGCTGCTCGGCACCGTCCCGATGGGGTTGCTGGCCTATCGCTACCGCCTGCGCGTGCTGATCGCCGCGACGGTCGCGGGGGCCACCATCGCCTTCCTGATCGCCGGTATGGGCGGGATGATGTCGGTGATCGACTGCGCCTACATCGGCGGGTTGACCGGCATCGTCAAACGGCGCGGCCGCGGCACGCCCACCGTGTTCGTCGCGGCCCTGGTCGCGGGAACCGCCTTCGGCGCGGCGGCGGTGGCAGCCTTGACCGTCCTCTCGCGTCTGCGCAACCTGATCTTCGATTCGCTGACCGCCAACATCAACGGCATCGCCGCGGTGCTGTCGCGCATCCCGAACATGGAGGACTCGGCCGAACGGCTCAAACGCGACTTCGCGACGGCGCTGGACTACTGGCCACTGGTCATCGGCGGATCCGGGATCCTCAGCATCACCATGGTCACGCTGATCGGATGGTGGGCGCTGTCGAGGGTGCTCGGCCGCCTGGTCAACATCCCGGACGTGCACAAACTCGAGGCCGCCGCCGAGACCGGGCCCGTCGCGCCGGTCCCGACCGAACTGCGCGACGTACGGTTCCGCTATCCCAACACCGGGCAGGACGCGCTCGGTCCGGTGTCGCTGGCCGTGAGTCCCGGCGAACACCTCGCGATCACCGGCGCCAACGGATCGGGGAAGACGACGCTGATGCTCGTGCTGGCCGGCCGCGAACCGACCGCGGGCACCGTCGAGCGGCCGGGGGCGGTGGGACTCGGGCGCCTCGGCGGCACCGCGGTGGTCATGCAGCACCCGGAGAGCCAGGTGCTGGGTACGCGGGTGGCCGACGACGTCGTCTGGGGCCTGCCTCCGGGCACGAAGACCGACGTGCCCAGGCTGCTGTCCGAGGTGGGCCTGAGCGGTATGGAGGAGCGCGACACCGGCGGTCTCTCCGGCGGCGAACTGCAGCGGCTCGCCGTGGCCGCCGCCCTGGCCCGCGAACCGGCGCTGCTCATCGCCGACGAGGTCACCAGCATGGTCGACCAGCAGGGCCGCGACGGTCTCATCCAGGTGCTGTCCGGGCTCACCGAACATCACGACATGTCGCTGGTGCACATCACGCACTACAACGACGAGGCCGGCGTCGCCGACCGCACCATCAACCTCACCGGAAACGGCGGCGCGGCCGACAACGCCGAGATGGTCGAGACCGCCGCCGCCCCCACGGGCACGACGCCCGTCGCTCACACCGGCGCCGCACCGGTCCTCGAACTGGTCGGCGTCGGACACGAGTACGCCACCGGCACCCCGTGGGCCAAGACCGCCCTGCGCGACATCGACTTCACCGTGCCCGAGGGCGACGGTCTGCTGATCCACGGCCTCAACGGCTCCGGCAAATCGACACTGGCCTGGATCATGGCGGGTCTGACCGTGCCGACCACCGGCAGCTGCCTGCTCGACGGCGAACCCGTCTCCGACCAGGTCGGCGCCGTCGCGATCTCCTTCCAGGCGGCCCGTCTGCAGCTCATGCGCAGCCATGTCGACCGGGAGATCGCTTCGGCCGCGGGGTTCTCCCACCACGACCACGACCGCGTCCGGCAGGCGCTCGCCACGGTCGGCCTGGATCCGACGATGGCCTCGCGGCGGATCGACCAGCTCAGCGGCGGTCAGATGCGCCGCGTCGTGCTGGCCGGTCTGCTGGCCCGGAAACCGCGGGCGCTGATCCTCGACGAACCGCTGGCCGGGCTCGACGCCGCCAGCCAGCGCGGCCTGCTGCGGCTGGTCACCGATCTGCGCCGCAACGCCGGTCTGACGGTCGTCGTCATCTCCCACGACTTCTCCGGACTCGAGGAGCTGTGCCCGCGCACCCTGCATCTGCGAGACGGCCTGCTCGCCCCCGCCTCGGCGACCGCGGGAGGTGTGTCGTGA
- a CDS encoding energy-coupling factor transporter transmembrane component T family protein produces MTAPARKPRRPVVLLRPVPGRSVIHDLWAGTKLIAVAAIGVLLTFYPGWVPIAAVGLLVVVAARLAHIPGGALPSIPAFLWGLLFIGGLTATFGGGDPVVAFGSVEVGLGGLFNFLRITALSIVLLGLGAMVSWTTNVAEIAPAVAKLGRPLRAVRIPIDDWAVAIALALRAFPMLVDEFATLYAARRLRPKQHLSSRKARRKRWLIEIVDLLAAAVTAALRRADEMGDAITARGGTGQISAAPSGPRARDWITMAIIVVVCGAALAVELTVLPTSSAPT; encoded by the coding sequence GTGACGGCCCCCGCCCGCAAACCGCGCCGGCCGGTGGTGCTGCTGCGTCCGGTCCCGGGACGCTCGGTCATCCACGACCTGTGGGCCGGAACCAAGCTCATCGCGGTCGCCGCGATCGGAGTCCTGCTCACCTTCTATCCGGGCTGGGTGCCGATCGCGGCGGTCGGACTGCTGGTGGTCGTGGCGGCGCGGTTGGCGCACATCCCGGGTGGGGCGCTCCCGTCGATCCCGGCCTTCCTGTGGGGTCTGTTGTTCATCGGCGGCCTGACGGCGACGTTCGGCGGTGGGGACCCCGTCGTGGCCTTCGGCTCGGTCGAGGTCGGGCTCGGCGGCCTGTTCAACTTCCTGCGCATCACGGCGCTGTCGATCGTGCTGCTCGGTCTGGGCGCGATGGTGTCGTGGACGACCAACGTCGCCGAGATCGCCCCCGCGGTCGCGAAACTGGGCCGCCCGCTGCGGGCGGTCCGCATCCCGATCGACGACTGGGCGGTGGCGATCGCCCTGGCCCTTCGGGCGTTTCCGATGCTCGTCGACGAGTTCGCGACGCTGTACGCGGCGCGGCGGTTGCGCCCCAAACAGCACCTGTCGAGCCGCAAGGCGCGGCGCAAGCGGTGGCTGATCGAGATCGTCGACCTGCTCGCCGCGGCCGTGACCGCCGCACTGCGTCGCGCCGACGAGATGGGCGATGCGATCACCGCCCGCGGTGGCACCGGGCAGATCTCGGCGGCGCCGTCGGGACCCAGGGCGCGCGACTGGATCACCATGGCGATCATCGTCGTGGTGTGCGGGGCGGCGCTGGCGGTGGAACTGACCGTGCTGCCGACGAGTTCGGCGCCCACCTGA
- a CDS encoding MFS transporter, producing the protein MWRQPKAVWAVAFASVVAFMGIGLVDPILKPIADNLNASPSQVSLLFTSYMAVMGVAMLITGVVSSRIGPKHTLLLGLVVIIAGAGLAGMSGTVMEIVGWRALWGLGNALFIATALATIVNSARGSVAQAIILYEAALGLGIAVGPLVGGLLGEISWRGPFFGVSALMVVAVVVTAILLPPTPRPERATTLADPFRALRHRGLLGTSITALLYNFGFFTLLAFTPFPLDMSAQQIGLIFFGWGVALAFTSVVVAPRLQHRFGTVPTLIVNLLAMTATLVVMAIGTDSKAVLATCVVVAGLFIGVNNTLITETVMKAAPVERAVASAAYSFLRFGGAAVAPWLAGVLGEQVDVHLPYWVGAGAVLAAAVVLTATRGHLRGIDVEEDELTERTDEARAVTVGSET; encoded by the coding sequence ATGTGGCGCCAACCCAAAGCCGTCTGGGCCGTAGCCTTCGCCTCCGTCGTGGCGTTCATGGGCATCGGCCTCGTCGACCCCATCCTCAAACCGATCGCCGACAACCTGAACGCCTCCCCGTCCCAGGTGTCGTTGCTGTTCACCAGCTACATGGCCGTGATGGGGGTGGCGATGCTGATCACCGGCGTCGTCTCCAGCCGCATCGGCCCCAAGCACACCCTGCTGCTCGGTCTGGTCGTGATCATCGCCGGCGCCGGTCTGGCCGGGATGAGCGGCACGGTCATGGAGATCGTCGGATGGCGCGCGCTGTGGGGTCTGGGCAACGCCCTGTTCATCGCGACCGCGCTGGCCACGATCGTCAACTCGGCGCGTGGCTCGGTGGCGCAGGCGATCATCCTGTACGAGGCCGCACTCGGCCTCGGTATCGCCGTCGGCCCACTCGTCGGCGGTCTGCTCGGTGAAATCTCTTGGCGCGGGCCATTTTTCGGCGTCTCGGCGCTCATGGTCGTCGCCGTGGTGGTCACCGCGATCCTGCTGCCGCCGACGCCGCGGCCGGAGCGGGCCACCACGCTGGCCGATCCGTTCCGCGCGCTGCGGCACCGCGGTCTGCTCGGCACGTCGATCACCGCGCTGCTCTACAACTTCGGGTTCTTCACCCTGCTCGCGTTCACCCCGTTCCCCTTGGACATGTCCGCACAGCAGATCGGGCTGATCTTCTTCGGGTGGGGGGTGGCGCTCGCGTTCACCTCGGTGGTCGTAGCGCCCCGGTTGCAGCACCGGTTCGGCACCGTGCCCACACTGATCGTCAACCTGCTCGCGATGACGGCGACGTTGGTCGTGATGGCGATCGGCACCGACAGCAAGGCAGTGCTGGCGACCTGTGTCGTGGTGGCCGGCCTGTTCATCGGCGTCAACAACACGCTGATCACGGAGACGGTGATGAAGGCCGCCCCGGTCGAACGCGCGGTCGCGTCGGCCGCCTACAGCTTCCTGCGGTTCGGCGGTGCGGCCGTCGCCCCGTGGCTGGCCGGTGTGCTCGGTGAGCAGGTCGACGTCCACCTCCCCTACTGGGTCGGCGCGGGCGCGGTGCTGGCGGCCGCCGTCGTGCTGACCGCCACCCGCGGACACCTGCGCGGTATCGACGTCGAGGAAGACGAGCTCACCGAACGCACCGACGAGGCCCGAGCCGTGACGGTCGGAAGCGAGACCTAG
- a CDS encoding TldD/PmbA family protein, giving the protein MTAPRRVDADFLALPRQHLADAALSAALAAGATYADLRIHAITSELVQLRDGELETAVIDREIGLAVRVIVDGTWGFASHAELDPAVAADTARRAVAVATTLAPLNAERIELAPEPVYRDVSWVSDYRVDPFTVPAADKIAVLGEYSGRLLAADGVDHVSAGLHTAKEQTFYADTFGSSITQQRVRVLPTLDAVAVDSAAGTFETMRTLAPPTARGWEVVAGDEVWDWTAELAELPSLLAEKVKAPGVTAGPTDLVIDPTNLWLTIHESIGHATEYDRAIGYEAAYAGTSFATPDKLGAMRYGSPVMNVTADRTVEYGLASIGFDDEGVRAQSWDLVRDGIFVGYQLDRVFAPRLGVARSNGCAYADSPHHVPIQRMANVSLQPAAEDVGTDDLIARVEDGLYIVGDKSWSIDMQRYNFQFTGQRFFRIRDGRLDGQVRDVAYQATTTDFWGALEAVGGPSTWRLGGAFNCGKAQPGQVAAVSHGCPSALFRGINVLNTREEAGR; this is encoded by the coding sequence GTGACAGCGCCCCGACGTGTTGACGCCGACTTCCTCGCCCTGCCACGACAGCACCTGGCCGACGCCGCGTTGTCGGCTGCGCTGGCGGCGGGGGCGACCTACGCCGACCTGAGGATCCACGCGATCACCAGCGAACTGGTTCAGTTGCGCGACGGCGAACTCGAGACCGCGGTCATCGACCGGGAGATCGGCCTGGCCGTGCGGGTGATCGTCGACGGCACATGGGGGTTCGCCTCGCACGCCGAACTCGACCCGGCGGTGGCCGCCGATACCGCGCGGCGGGCGGTGGCCGTGGCGACGACGCTGGCCCCGCTCAACGCCGAACGCATCGAACTGGCACCCGAACCGGTCTACCGTGACGTCAGCTGGGTGTCGGACTACCGCGTCGACCCGTTCACCGTGCCCGCCGCGGACAAGATCGCGGTACTGGGCGAATACTCCGGTCGGCTGCTCGCCGCGGACGGCGTCGACCACGTGTCGGCCGGTCTGCACACCGCCAAGGAGCAGACGTTCTATGCCGACACGTTCGGGTCGTCGATCACGCAGCAGCGGGTGCGGGTGCTGCCGACCCTCGATGCCGTCGCCGTCGACAGCGCCGCAGGGACATTCGAGACCATGCGCACCCTCGCCCCGCCGACCGCGCGCGGCTGGGAGGTCGTCGCCGGCGACGAGGTGTGGGACTGGACCGCCGAACTCGCCGAGTTGCCGTCGCTGCTCGCGGAGAAGGTCAAGGCGCCCGGCGTCACCGCCGGGCCGACCGATCTGGTGATCGACCCGACGAACCTCTGGCTGACCATCCACGAATCCATCGGCCACGCCACCGAATACGACCGGGCCATCGGCTACGAGGCCGCCTACGCCGGCACGTCGTTCGCCACCCCCGACAAACTCGGCGCCATGCGGTACGGCTCACCGGTGATGAACGTGACCGCCGACCGGACCGTCGAATACGGTCTGGCGTCAATCGGTTTCGACGACGAAGGCGTCCGCGCGCAGAGTTGGGACCTGGTGCGCGACGGGATCTTCGTCGGCTATCAGCTCGACCGGGTGTTCGCCCCGCGGCTGGGGGTGGCCCGGTCCAACGGGTGCGCGTACGCCGACTCGCCGCACCACGTGCCGATCCAGCGGATGGCCAACGTGTCCCTGCAGCCGGCCGCCGAGGACGTCGGCACCGACGACCTGATCGCCCGCGTCGAGGACGGCCTCTACATCGTCGGCGACAAGAGCTGGTCGATCGACATGCAGCGCTACAACTTCCAGTTCACCGGTCAGCGGTTCTTCCGGATCCGTGACGGCCGCCTCGACGGTCAGGTGCGTGACGTGGCCTATCAGGCGACGACGACGGACTTCTGGGGTGCGCTCGAGGCCGTCGGCGGGCCGTCGACGTGGCGGCTCGGCGGGGCGTTCAACTGCGGTAAGGCCCAACCCGGACAGGTCGCGGCGGTGAGCCACGGTTGTCCGTCCGCGCTGTTCCGGGGGATCAACGTGCTCAACACCCGTGAGGAGGCCGGTAGGTGA